A window of the Cystobacter fuscus genome harbors these coding sequences:
- a CDS encoding M4 family metallopeptidase, with protein sequence MVRTRFLAAALLALPLAACEVDNSQLPDGAQKFDEAADSLGDVQASLAALPSARVVGAENDFPFMISGKLGTASSAVQGLAVRDAHSRVSGALPGIAAVFRLNAADLVAKRSRVDEQGVTHLRYGQMKNGLRVVNEELLIHVASDGTITGANGTARDGEIVSSKPGISAEAAGFAAVNNTEGSHLSAGRAELVYVRSEGKLRLAYEVALKGEGRELPIDELIYVDAYQGSILRRDSKIHTALNRKMYSANNGTSTPGTLKRSEGQAAIGDTHVDQNYLKLGGTYDCYKNNFGRDSYNNAGATLTSTVHYSTNYVNAYWNGTQMVYGDGDGVNSTMLGLSADVTTHELTHAVTSSESNLTYSGESGGLNEAMSDIFGAYCESYASGTWATTNAVFMVGDDIWTPATPGDALRYMYDPARDGASLDYWTSSAGSVDVHYSSGIANLAFTLLSKGGTHPRGKSTTVVPAIGVQKAGAIFYKANVDLMTPSTTFAQAKTYTEQAATTLYGTGSAEVAAVTAAWTAVGVGVVVPPPTSSPLTNGVAVTGLSASTGAAKYYYLDVPASKASTFALSGGTGDADLYVKAGSTPTTSSYDCRPYLTGNAETCSIAAKTAATRIYVMVYAYSSYASVSLKGTY encoded by the coding sequence TTGGTTCGCACTCGATTCCTTGCCGCCGCGCTGCTCGCTCTTCCCCTCGCCGCCTGCGAGGTCGACAACTCGCAGCTCCCCGACGGCGCCCAGAAGTTCGACGAGGCCGCTGATTCCCTCGGCGATGTGCAGGCCTCGCTCGCGGCGCTGCCCTCCGCCAGGGTCGTCGGCGCGGAGAATGACTTTCCCTTCATGATCAGCGGCAAGCTGGGCACCGCCAGTAGCGCCGTGCAGGGACTCGCGGTACGTGACGCACACAGCCGTGTGAGCGGCGCGCTGCCTGGGATTGCCGCCGTGTTCCGTTTGAATGCCGCGGATCTCGTGGCGAAGCGCTCGCGCGTGGATGAGCAGGGCGTCACCCACCTCCGCTATGGCCAGATGAAGAATGGCCTGCGGGTGGTGAACGAGGAGCTCCTCATCCACGTGGCGTCGGACGGCACCATCACGGGCGCCAACGGGACGGCGCGCGACGGGGAGATCGTCTCCTCCAAGCCGGGCATCTCCGCGGAGGCCGCCGGGTTCGCCGCCGTGAACAACACCGAGGGCAGCCACCTGTCCGCCGGGCGCGCCGAGCTGGTGTACGTGCGCTCCGAGGGCAAGCTGCGTCTGGCCTACGAGGTGGCGCTGAAGGGCGAGGGTCGTGAGCTGCCCATCGACGAGTTGATCTACGTGGACGCGTACCAGGGATCCATCCTGCGGCGCGATTCGAAGATCCACACCGCGCTCAACCGCAAGATGTACTCGGCCAACAACGGCACCTCCACCCCGGGTACGCTCAAGCGCTCCGAGGGCCAGGCGGCCATCGGTGACACCCACGTCGACCAGAACTACCTGAAGCTGGGTGGCACGTACGATTGCTACAAGAACAACTTCGGCCGCGACTCGTACAACAACGCGGGTGCCACGCTCACCAGCACGGTGCACTACAGCACCAACTACGTGAACGCCTACTGGAACGGCACCCAGATGGTGTACGGCGATGGCGACGGCGTGAACTCGACCATGCTCGGTCTGTCCGCGGACGTGACCACGCACGAGCTCACCCACGCGGTGACCTCGAGCGAGTCCAACCTCACCTACTCGGGTGAGTCCGGTGGCCTCAACGAGGCGATGAGCGACATCTTCGGCGCCTACTGCGAGAGCTACGCCTCGGGCACCTGGGCCACCACCAACGCGGTGTTCATGGTGGGCGATGACATCTGGACCCCGGCCACCCCGGGTGATGCCCTGCGCTACATGTACGACCCGGCCAGGGATGGTGCCTCGCTGGACTACTGGACCAGCAGCGCGGGCAGCGTGGACGTGCACTACAGCTCGGGCATCGCCAACCTGGCCTTCACGCTGCTCTCCAAGGGCGGCACGCACCCGCGCGGCAAGTCCACCACGGTCGTCCCGGCCATCGGCGTGCAGAAGGCCGGCGCCATCTTCTACAAGGCCAACGTGGACCTGATGACGCCCAGCACCACCTTCGCCCAGGCGAAGACGTACACCGAGCAGGCCGCCACGACGCTCTACGGCACGGGCTCGGCGGAGGTCGCGGCCGTGACGGCGGCCTGGACGGCCGTGGGCGTGGGCGTGGTGGTGCCTCCCCCGACGTCCTCCCCGCTGACCAACGGCGTGGCCGTCACCGGCCTGTCGGCCTCCACGGGCGCGGCGAAGTACTACTACCTGGACGTTCCGGCCAGCAAGGCGTCGACCTTCGCCCTCAGCGGCGGCACGGGTGACGCGGACCTGTACGTGAAGGCGGGCTCCACGCCGACCACGTCCTCGTACGACTGCCGTCCGTACCTGACCGGCAACGCCGAGACGTGCTCCATCGCGGCGAAGACCGCGGCCACCCGCATCTACGTGATGGTGTACGCGTACTCCTCGTACGCGAGCGTCTCGCTCAAGGGTACCTACTGA
- a CDS encoding nuclear transport factor 2 family protein, which translates to MSTTNLDFARRYLRAIEEGATGEALSAFFHPEVTQREYPNRLVPQGATRDLRALLEAGERGQKVMSAQRYEVKNALALGDQVALELEWSGTLKVPVGLLPAGGTMRASFAVFLTFRDHRIYSQHNYDCFEPF; encoded by the coding sequence ATGTCCACGACGAATCTCGACTTCGCGCGCCGCTACCTCCGTGCCATCGAGGAGGGGGCGACCGGAGAGGCGCTGAGCGCCTTCTTCCACCCCGAGGTGACGCAGCGTGAATATCCCAACCGGCTCGTCCCCCAGGGGGCCACGAGGGATTTGAGGGCCCTGCTCGAGGCCGGGGAGCGGGGCCAGAAGGTGATGTCCGCCCAGCGCTACGAGGTGAAGAACGCGTTGGCGCTGGGGGACCAGGTGGCCCTCGAGCTCGAATGGAGCGGCACGCTGAAGGTGCCGGTGGGCTTGCTGCCGGCGGGAGGCACGATGCGCGCCTCGTTCGCCGTGTTCCTCACCTTCCGCGACCACCGCATCTACTCGCAGCACAACTACGACTGCTTCGAGCCGTTCTGA
- a CDS encoding MarR family transcriptional regulator, with protein MPRRQEAAPVQPESLDLGHLALFVGMRVNDLVLEEIHAAGFTGLRHAHGFVFQHLLGGARSISELAALLEVTQQAASKTIAELEKLGYVEETRSEDARVRRVRLSSRGQAAVDKSRAARAGLEERLRREHGSRAVEEARKLLASALDSLGGTEAVRARKVRSPR; from the coding sequence ATGCCACGCCGCCAGGAAGCCGCCCCCGTGCAGCCCGAGTCGCTGGATCTGGGACACCTCGCCCTCTTCGTGGGAATGAGGGTGAACGACCTCGTGCTCGAGGAGATCCACGCGGCGGGTTTCACGGGCCTGCGCCACGCGCATGGGTTCGTCTTCCAGCACCTGCTGGGAGGTGCTCGATCGATCAGCGAGCTCGCTGCGCTGCTCGAGGTGACCCAGCAGGCCGCGTCGAAGACGATCGCCGAGCTCGAGAAGCTGGGCTACGTCGAGGAGACGCGGTCCGAGGACGCGCGCGTCCGGCGGGTGCGCCTGTCCTCACGTGGACAGGCGGCCGTCGACAAGAGTCGTGCGGCGCGGGCCGGGCTCGAGGAGCGTCTGCGACGAGAGCATGGGAGCCGCGCGGTGGAGGAGGCACGCAAGCTCCTGGCGAGCGCGCTCGACTCGCTCGGGGGCACGGAAGCCGTGCGTGCCCGGAAGGTCCGCTCGCCCCGCTGA
- a CDS encoding aldehyde dehydrogenase family protein — translation MPKSLIASAQWSLLLSRLRALAPEAFDSQGRVLNLVAREWGNPGHGKPYLSPVDGSQLGLLPMIDLPTATHAVAAAAAEAREWARVSLDTRKARVSTCLEMLRENHELLALLLTWEIGKPVPQSRVSVERCITGVKWYVENIDSMMKGRKPLGLISNIASWNYPMSVLMHAALVQALAGNAVIAKSPTDGGLLALTLAMSFARRCGLPMSLVSGSGGKLSEALVRDPHIACLSFVGGKATGRDIAASLYDRKKRYMLEMEGVNTYGIWRFSDWNQLARQLKKGFEYGKQRCTAYPRFVVERGLVPRFLEMYLPVLTSLKVGHPLLGETRAEPPSVDFGPLINSGKVEELHAMMSEAEAKGAIPLYKGRLEPGLFLPDQDVSAYLGPCAFLHVPRNCRLYHNEPFGPVDSIVVVDTEEELITEMNVSNGALVASLACDEPETARRIASELRAFKVGLNTTRSRGDREESFGGIGQSWQGCFVGGAYLVQAVTEGPPGERLFGNFPDYTLLPEKR, via the coding sequence GTGCCCAAGTCCTTGATTGCTTCCGCTCAGTGGTCCCTCCTGCTGTCGCGCTTGCGCGCGCTCGCACCCGAGGCGTTCGACAGCCAGGGCCGCGTGCTCAACCTGGTTGCTCGGGAGTGGGGCAATCCGGGCCACGGCAAGCCCTATCTCTCTCCGGTGGATGGCTCCCAACTGGGGTTGCTGCCCATGATCGATCTGCCCACCGCCACGCACGCGGTGGCCGCCGCGGCCGCCGAGGCCAGGGAGTGGGCACGGGTGAGCCTCGACACGCGCAAGGCGCGTGTGAGCACCTGCCTGGAGATGCTGCGCGAGAACCATGAGCTGCTCGCCCTGCTTCTCACGTGGGAGATTGGCAAGCCCGTTCCCCAGTCGCGCGTCAGCGTGGAGCGGTGCATCACCGGCGTGAAGTGGTACGTGGAGAACATCGATTCGATGATGAAGGGCCGCAAGCCGCTCGGGCTCATCTCCAACATCGCCTCGTGGAACTACCCCATGTCCGTGCTGATGCACGCCGCGCTGGTCCAGGCGCTCGCGGGCAACGCCGTCATCGCCAAGTCACCCACCGATGGAGGGCTGCTGGCCCTCACCCTCGCCATGTCCTTCGCCCGTCGCTGCGGGCTTCCGATGTCGCTGGTGAGCGGCTCGGGAGGCAAGCTCAGCGAGGCCCTGGTGAGAGATCCCCACATCGCCTGCCTGTCCTTCGTGGGCGGCAAGGCCACCGGGCGCGACATCGCGGCGAGTCTCTATGACCGCAAGAAGCGGTACATGCTGGAGATGGAGGGCGTCAACACCTACGGCATCTGGCGCTTCAGCGACTGGAACCAACTGGCCAGGCAGCTCAAGAAGGGCTTCGAGTATGGCAAGCAGCGCTGCACGGCCTACCCTCGGTTCGTGGTGGAGCGCGGCCTGGTGCCCCGCTTCCTCGAGATGTACCTGCCGGTGCTCACGTCATTGAAGGTGGGCCACCCGCTGCTCGGCGAGACACGGGCGGAGCCCCCCTCGGTGGATTTCGGTCCGCTCATCAACAGCGGGAAGGTCGAGGAGCTGCACGCCATGATGAGCGAGGCCGAGGCCAAGGGGGCCATTCCCCTGTACAAGGGCCGGCTGGAGCCGGGCCTGTTCCTGCCGGACCAGGACGTGTCGGCCTACCTCGGGCCCTGCGCCTTCCTCCATGTGCCGAGGAACTGCCGCCTCTATCACAACGAGCCGTTCGGCCCGGTGGACTCCATCGTCGTCGTGGACACGGAGGAGGAGCTCATCACGGAGATGAACGTCTCCAACGGAGCGCTCGTGGCCTCGCTCGCCTGCGATGAGCCCGAGACGGCCCGGCGCATCGCCTCCGAGCTGCGCGCCTTCAAGGTGGGCCTCAACACCACCCGCTCCCGCGGCGACCGGGAGGAGTCCTTCGGTGGCATCGGCCAGTCCTGGCAGGGCTGCTTCGTGGGAGGCGCCTACCTGGTGCAGGCCGTGACGGAAGGACCCCCTGGCGAGCGCCTCTTCGGCAACTTCCCCGACTACACCCTGCTGCCGGAGAAGCGGTAA
- a CDS encoding TonB-dependent receptor — translation MARDARVRSARVSRFMHIWSVLGLTVLLTAAPALAQRTTAAIRVGLSSLRGPATGVTVLAVNTQNGFATKGIARTDGSFFLTGLAPGEYVITVIRPDGKEVYRTVTVQVGQTVDLNINVEEETALDLGQGETLFVQGKTPESSTSEVATNVSREQIANLPQSNRNFLNFAALAPGVRVSNDEFNKNFSSGALAASSTNVFVDGVSLKNNVIQGGLVGQDSSRGNPFPQLAVSGFRVITQNYKAEYEQANSAIISAITRSGGNEFHGDLLFNFQNQALMARDYFAVQRGELVRPDELRSQFGAALGGPVVKDKLHFFATYEGNVQNRVNVVTLGNPTEENLSRFGQFQGSFTSPFREHLGFAKLTWRPADNQTVDVSASLRRETDVRNFGGQSSFESAEDVRNDVITASARHQLRLGSLTNEATLQYLDSRWHPTATSSGSVGQEYEGVIRIGGRDTSQDIRQQAFTLRNDTTFANFDWAGQHVVKAGAKLSFQHYQIERTQYGNPVFRFRQDAENGLSYDFPAEAAYGVGDPRAAANNTQVGVYLQDDWEIAKRLTLNVGLRWDVETNPLNNDYVTPAEVRAAVEELAQTVARTNGPDFFPVDNYLTNGKQRPVFLGAVQPRLGAAFDVMGNGHTVLFAGAGRYYDRTLFNTGVDERLRLQYQVRTFYFSADGAPRNGLPTIAWRPEYMSRAGLNSLIDSGVAPAPEIYLLENDTRPQFSDQFSAGVRQQVGPINTSVTLTHIRSQNGIGFYPANRLSTGSRDYLPVPGGFGTVMISVDDRTADYSSVQISAEKPYSSELSAGGFQWGASLAYTLGVARERGSEFNFDYPTVKDSPITPTWNDERHRLVLSGIVGLPLDFKLSTLITLGSGLPYTISDASRGFDPTEFVLRTNGGRAEGLLQFSQVDVRLAKDFTLTKGGHRISAFAECFNLFNTRNFGGYDGFIPPAEEPVNPNFGKPTSLVGPPRSVQFGMGYSF, via the coding sequence ATGGCTCGCGATGCTCGCGTCCGCAGTGCGCGGGTGTCGCGATTCATGCACATCTGGAGCGTGTTGGGACTCACCGTCCTGCTCACGGCCGCGCCAGCGCTCGCGCAGAGGACGACAGCGGCCATCCGGGTCGGCCTCAGCTCGCTCCGCGGACCAGCCACCGGCGTGACCGTGCTCGCGGTGAACACCCAGAACGGCTTCGCGACGAAGGGGATCGCGCGCACGGATGGCTCTTTCTTCCTGACCGGCCTGGCGCCCGGTGAGTATGTCATCACCGTCATCCGGCCCGACGGCAAGGAGGTCTACCGGACGGTCACCGTCCAGGTCGGCCAGACGGTGGACCTGAACATCAACGTCGAGGAGGAGACGGCCCTGGATCTCGGCCAGGGCGAGACCCTGTTCGTCCAAGGCAAGACGCCCGAGAGTTCGACCTCCGAGGTCGCCACCAACGTCAGCCGCGAGCAGATCGCGAACCTGCCCCAGAGCAACCGCAACTTCCTCAACTTCGCGGCCCTCGCGCCCGGCGTTCGCGTCTCCAACGATGAGTTCAACAAGAACTTCTCGTCTGGCGCGCTCGCGGCGAGCAGCACCAACGTGTTCGTGGATGGCGTGAGTCTCAAGAACAACGTCATCCAAGGCGGGTTGGTCGGTCAGGACTCGAGCCGCGGAAACCCCTTCCCCCAGCTCGCGGTCAGCGGGTTCCGCGTGATCACGCAGAACTACAAGGCCGAGTACGAGCAGGCCAACTCCGCGATCATCTCCGCGATCACGCGCTCGGGCGGCAACGAATTCCATGGCGACCTCCTCTTCAACTTCCAGAACCAGGCGCTGATGGCGCGGGACTACTTCGCCGTGCAGCGTGGCGAGCTGGTGCGGCCCGACGAGTTGCGCTCCCAGTTCGGGGCGGCGTTGGGGGGACCCGTGGTGAAGGACAAGCTGCACTTCTTCGCGACCTATGAAGGCAACGTGCAGAACCGCGTGAACGTGGTGACGCTCGGCAATCCGACGGAGGAAAACCTGAGCCGGTTCGGCCAGTTCCAGGGCAGCTTCACCAGCCCCTTCCGGGAGCACCTCGGCTTCGCGAAGCTGACCTGGAGGCCGGCGGACAACCAGACCGTGGATGTCAGCGCCAGCCTCAGGAGGGAGACCGACGTCCGCAACTTCGGTGGTCAGTCGAGCTTCGAGAGCGCCGAGGACGTGCGAAACGACGTCATCACCGCCTCGGCCAGGCATCAACTGCGGCTCGGCTCGCTGACGAACGAGGCCACGCTTCAGTACCTCGACTCGCGCTGGCACCCGACCGCCACGTCCTCTGGCTCGGTCGGGCAGGAATACGAGGGCGTCATCCGGATCGGCGGCCGAGATACCAGCCAGGACATCCGCCAGCAGGCATTCACGTTGCGCAACGACACGACGTTCGCGAACTTCGATTGGGCCGGCCAGCACGTGGTGAAGGCGGGCGCCAAGCTCTCCTTCCAGCACTACCAGATCGAGCGCACGCAGTACGGCAACCCCGTGTTCCGCTTCCGTCAGGATGCCGAGAACGGCCTCAGCTACGACTTCCCGGCCGAAGCCGCCTATGGCGTCGGTGACCCGAGGGCGGCGGCCAACAACACGCAGGTGGGCGTGTACCTCCAGGACGATTGGGAGATCGCCAAGAGGCTGACCCTGAACGTGGGCCTGCGCTGGGATGTCGAGACCAACCCCCTGAACAACGACTACGTGACGCCCGCGGAGGTCCGCGCGGCGGTGGAGGAGCTCGCGCAGACCGTCGCGCGGACGAATGGGCCCGACTTCTTCCCCGTCGACAACTACCTGACCAACGGCAAGCAGCGCCCTGTCTTCCTGGGCGCGGTGCAGCCACGGCTCGGCGCGGCCTTCGACGTGATGGGCAACGGCCACACGGTTCTCTTCGCCGGCGCCGGGCGCTACTACGATCGCACCCTGTTCAACACCGGCGTGGACGAGCGGCTTCGCCTTCAGTACCAGGTCCGCACGTTCTATTTCTCGGCGGATGGAGCCCCCCGCAACGGGCTGCCGACCATCGCCTGGCGGCCCGAGTACATGAGCCGGGCGGGACTCAATTCACTGATCGACAGCGGCGTGGCCCCCGCCCCGGAGATCTACCTGCTCGAGAACGACACCAGGCCGCAGTTCAGCGACCAGTTCAGCGCGGGCGTCCGGCAACAGGTGGGCCCGATCAATACCTCGGTGACGCTCACGCATATCCGCAGCCAGAATGGCATTGGCTTCTATCCCGCCAACCGCCTGTCGACAGGCTCCCGCGACTACCTGCCCGTGCCGGGTGGCTTCGGCACCGTCATGATCTCGGTGGACGACCGGACCGCCGACTACAGCAGCGTGCAGATCTCGGCGGAGAAGCCCTATTCGAGCGAGCTCTCGGCGGGGGGCTTTCAGTGGGGGGCCTCCCTGGCCTACACCTTGGGTGTCGCCCGGGAGCGTGGGTCGGAATTCAACTTCGACTACCCGACCGTCAAGGACAGCCCCATCACCCCCACCTGGAATGACGAGCGCCATCGGCTCGTGCTCTCCGGCATCGTGGGATTGCCCCTGGACTTCAAGCTGTCCACGCTGATCACCCTGGGAAGCGGCTTGCCCTACACCATCTCCGATGCGTCCAGGGGCTTCGATCCCACCGAGTTCGTGCTCCGCACCAATGGAGGCCGGGCGGAGGGCCTCCTCCAGTTCAGCCAGGTGGATGTCCGGCTGGCCAAGGACTTCACGCTCACCAAGGGGGGCCACCGGATCAGCGCCTTCGCCGAGTGCTTCAACCTCTTCAACACCAGGAACTTCGGCGGATACGACGGGTTCATTCCACCGGCGGAAGAGCCCGTGAACCCGAACTTCGGCAAGCCCACGAGCCTGGTGGGGCCACCGCGCAGCGTTCAGTTCGGCATGGGCTACAGTTTCTGA
- the aroQ gene encoding type II 3-dehydroquinate dehydratase, which translates to MARILVIHGPNLNLLGRRERDIYGSDTLAEINHALTEVARRHSVELEFFQSNHEGAIIDKIQAAMESARGILINPGGFTHYSIAIRDALSAVALPTVEVHLSNIHAREDFRGHTVIASVCIGQVGGFGKQSYVLGLMGLVSHLEQNGRTA; encoded by the coding sequence GTGGCGAGAATCCTGGTCATCCATGGTCCGAACCTGAATCTGCTCGGAAGACGAGAGCGGGACATCTATGGCTCCGACACCCTGGCGGAGATCAACCACGCGCTGACGGAGGTCGCACGGCGGCACTCGGTCGAGCTGGAGTTCTTCCAGAGCAACCACGAGGGCGCCATCATCGACAAGATCCAGGCAGCGATGGAGAGCGCCCGGGGAATCCTCATCAACCCGGGAGGCTTCACCCACTACAGCATCGCCATTCGAGATGCCCTGAGCGCGGTGGCCCTGCCCACCGTCGAGGTCCACCTGTCCAACATCCACGCCCGAGAAGATTTCCGCGGGCATACGGTGATCGCGTCCGTGTGTATCGGGCAGGTGGGTGGGTTTGGAAAACAGAGCTATGTGCTGGGATTGATGGGACTGGTGAGTCACCTCGAGCAGAACGGGCGCACCGCCTGA
- a CDS encoding site-specific recombinase: MLAYPIHASTPESVLTSPSVEQLLAHYPSNPETNQKLRELHALLTSARPQAPLATRMAWMEELAGWLQGPGATPPRHGRLAPVESAGSARLRLLLEVLGQAPAWSKAVRGVFASVLSETSMLRLLTDPGLSAGRGLMEDALTRLGQRLVPVAPDERDLAALVWHLLPGEKGQSWLDELSKEHVEALCSLLGAESFAPLKAAVEDAVVILAARVSARGLASDVLSRLAPAPLERSPFVHLPRACEALRMAVRAGAEASTVDVRRRACAEAIAGCRATTRQVLGHMDEHAVCIDLVYRLEQLGHTLDRLESLLWLLAPEDPRSLPRAATRLLSSLLQAHARERGVVELFRSGVRSISRRIFEHTGKVGRHYITTTQDEYHRMVSAAAGGGFLTAGTAALKLTITFAALPLFFEGLAAATNYAVCFLLIQLLGFALATKQPSMTAAALAASMDVKAGDKGMRSLVEQLACITRSQLAAVFGNIGAVVTTVTLVGWVLQAIRGQPLLEVHEAEYVVRSLHPFKSATLLYAAFTGVLLWCSSVFGGWLENWVHYRRLPEALARHHGLRAWLGEARAQGLSRAIAHHACGLGANVSLGLLLGMTPAVCRFFGLPLDVRHVTLSAGTLAFAGVTLGAERLLEPSFLWAVTGILLVGVFNLAVSFSLGLSAAVHARGLAPVGFLRLACAILTGGIRSLSDFILPPRPPLLPAQRPSSRYSVRSAERPRSLSGKHGARHEGHELPALLAREPAPPGGSGPTAAGH, encoded by the coding sequence ATGCTCGCATATCCCATTCACGCCTCGACACCTGAGTCTGTCCTCACCTCGCCGTCGGTGGAGCAATTGCTCGCCCACTACCCGAGCAACCCCGAGACGAATCAAAAGCTGCGCGAGTTGCATGCGCTGCTGACGTCTGCCCGCCCCCAGGCGCCGCTCGCGACGCGCATGGCCTGGATGGAGGAGCTGGCTGGCTGGCTCCAGGGGCCAGGCGCCACGCCGCCACGGCACGGCCGGCTGGCTCCCGTGGAGTCCGCCGGTTCGGCACGTCTGCGGTTGTTGTTGGAGGTGCTCGGTCAGGCCCCCGCGTGGAGCAAGGCCGTACGCGGTGTCTTTGCCTCGGTCCTCTCGGAGACGTCGATGCTGCGACTGCTCACCGATCCGGGCCTGTCCGCGGGCCGGGGCCTCATGGAGGATGCCTTGACGCGGCTCGGACAGCGGCTGGTGCCCGTCGCACCGGACGAGCGGGACCTGGCGGCGCTGGTATGGCACCTGCTCCCGGGTGAGAAGGGCCAGTCCTGGCTGGACGAGCTGTCCAAGGAGCACGTGGAGGCCCTCTGCTCCCTGCTGGGGGCGGAGTCCTTCGCGCCGTTGAAGGCGGCGGTGGAGGACGCGGTGGTCATCCTCGCCGCGCGCGTGAGTGCCCGCGGGCTGGCGAGCGACGTGCTGTCACGGCTCGCTCCAGCGCCCCTCGAGCGGTCTCCCTTCGTCCACCTGCCACGCGCGTGCGAGGCACTGCGAATGGCGGTACGAGCGGGCGCGGAGGCGTCCACGGTGGACGTCAGACGAAGGGCCTGCGCCGAGGCCATCGCCGGCTGCCGGGCCACCACGCGGCAGGTGCTGGGCCACATGGATGAACACGCGGTGTGTATCGATCTCGTCTACCGGCTCGAGCAGCTGGGCCACACGCTCGATCGGCTGGAGTCGTTGCTCTGGCTGCTCGCTCCCGAGGATCCCCGCTCCCTGCCCCGCGCCGCCACCCGGCTGCTCTCTTCCCTGCTCCAGGCGCACGCGCGGGAGCGCGGCGTGGTGGAGCTCTTCCGCAGCGGCGTGCGCAGCATCTCGCGGCGCATCTTCGAGCACACGGGCAAGGTGGGCCGTCACTACATCACCACCACCCAGGACGAGTACCACCGGATGGTGAGCGCGGCAGCGGGAGGAGGATTTCTCACCGCGGGCACCGCCGCGCTCAAGCTGACCATCACCTTCGCGGCGCTGCCGCTCTTCTTCGAGGGACTGGCCGCCGCCACCAACTACGCGGTCTGCTTCCTGCTCATCCAACTGCTCGGCTTCGCCCTGGCCACCAAGCAGCCGTCCATGACCGCCGCGGCCCTGGCGGCCTCCATGGACGTGAAGGCAGGCGACAAGGGTATGCGCAGCCTGGTGGAGCAGCTGGCCTGCATCACCCGCTCCCAGTTGGCCGCGGTCTTCGGCAACATCGGCGCGGTGGTGACCACCGTCACCCTCGTGGGGTGGGTGCTCCAGGCGATCCGGGGCCAACCCCTGCTGGAGGTCCACGAGGCGGAGTACGTCGTGCGCTCACTCCACCCGTTCAAGAGCGCCACGCTCCTCTACGCCGCCTTCACGGGCGTGCTGTTGTGGTGCTCGAGCGTCTTCGGAGGTTGGCTGGAGAACTGGGTGCACTACCGGCGCCTGCCCGAGGCACTCGCGCGCCACCACGGGCTGCGCGCCTGGCTGGGCGAGGCCCGGGCCCAGGGGCTGAGCAGGGCCATCGCGCACCACGCGTGCGGTCTGGGCGCCAATGTCAGCCTCGGCCTGCTGCTGGGAATGACCCCCGCGGTGTGCCGGTTCTTCGGCCTGCCGCTGGACGTACGGCACGTCACGCTCAGTGCCGGCACGCTCGCCTTCGCCGGCGTGACGCTGGGTGCCGAGCGGCTCTTGGAGCCGTCCTTCCTCTGGGCGGTGACAGGCATCCTCCTGGTCGGGGTGTTCAACCTGGCCGTGAGCTTCTCACTGGGCCTCTCCGCGGCGGTGCATGCACGAGGACTCGCCCCGGTGGGGTTCCTGCGCCTGGCGTGCGCGATCCTCACGGGGGGCATCCGCTCCCTCTCCGACTTCATCCTCCCTCCCCGGCCCCCGCTCCTGCCGGCGCAACGGCCCTCCTCGCGCTACAGCGTGCGCTCCGCGGAGCGCCCGCGCTCCCTCTCCGGAAAACACGGCGCGAGGCATGAGGGGCACGAGCTGCCGGCGCTGCTCGCTCGGGAGCCCGCTCCGCCGGGCGGCTCGGGTCCCACCGCGGCAGGCCATTGA
- the ycaC gene encoding isochorismate family cysteine hydrolase YcaC: MSKPYSRLDINNAAVLLVDHQAGLLSLVRDFSPDQFKNNVLALADLAAYFKLPTILTTSFEDGPNGPLMPELKEKFPKAPFIPRPGQINAWDNEDFVKAVKATGRKQLIIAGVVTEVCVAFPTLSAIAEGFEVFVVTDASGTFNEVVRHSAWNRMSEAGAQLMTWFGVACELHRDWRRDVEGLGTLFSNHIPDYRNLITSYNTFKAANAAPKAIP; the protein is encoded by the coding sequence ATGAGCAAGCCCTACAGCCGTCTCGACATCAACAACGCGGCGGTTCTTCTGGTGGACCATCAGGCCGGTCTGCTGTCGCTGGTCCGCGATTTCAGCCCGGACCAGTTCAAGAACAACGTGCTCGCCCTGGCCGACCTCGCGGCCTACTTCAAGCTTCCCACCATCCTGACGACCAGCTTCGAGGACGGCCCCAACGGTCCGCTGATGCCGGAGCTGAAGGAGAAGTTCCCCAAGGCGCCCTTCATTCCGCGCCCCGGTCAGATCAACGCCTGGGACAACGAGGACTTCGTCAAGGCGGTGAAGGCCACCGGGCGCAAGCAGCTCATCATCGCGGGCGTCGTGACGGAAGTCTGCGTCGCCTTCCCGACGTTGTCGGCCATCGCGGAGGGCTTCGAGGTGTTCGTCGTGACCGATGCCTCCGGTACGTTCAACGAGGTGGTGCGCCACTCCGCGTGGAACCGGATGTCCGAGGCGGGCGCGCAGCTCATGACGTGGTTCGGCGTCGCCTGTGAGCTGCACCGCGACTGGCGCCGTGACGTCGAGGGTCTGGGGACCCTGTTCTCCAACCACATCCCCGACTACCGCAACCTGATCACCAGCTACAACACGTTCAAGGCGGCCAATGCCGCGCCCAAGGCCATCCCTTGA